The genomic segment GTGTGCGTGGGGGTGGGGGGTGGTGGTGGGGCATGGCATCTCAAactttgaaatcttttatttttattttaaaattcccaaggttttgcataaaaaaataattatttatttgttttattcccCTCCCCAATCCTAAATTAGGAGGATAAACCCTATGAAACTTgaatctaattttaataaaataaaatcgtgACGACTGGGATGCAGTCTTGCTTATATGTGCGGGACCACTCCCCCTTTAATTATTGTTGTGAAACATGTCTGAACATGCATTGCACTGATGCGATCTTTAGAGGCTTGACCCTTGTCAACCACGTGTTTCGTATCATAAAATCGGCCAATTATCAACCAGAATTAGCAAAATAGTTGGTCTCCTATATATGGAAGCAAATTAATTTACTCTTTGAGCCTTGATTACATAATAATTCTCATTAATTTTAAGGGAAAGGatgtgaaaaaaaactaaaaatatatgatgAACTTTTTAAACcttgattatataattttttttaattttttgtttcggCACTCAATTTACAATTCCAAACATGTCTTGAccattaaaatcaataataattataataataatgtgtgtacattataataataatgtcatgaccattttgaaatgattttgtaGAGCCCAAccaaatttgatccatgaagTTATTTAGCTTCATGACACTAACTagatattaataatatcatattttaaGGGTTTGTTTAGAGTTGTAGTTGCAGTTATAATTGCagtttttacttagaaatatattaaaataatttttttattttttaaaaattattttaaaatcagcatatcaaaacaagttaaaaatataaaaaaattattttttttaaaatataaattatcccGTATTTCCAAACGGGGCATTCCCCCCCGCCCCCCCTTTGGGCTTTCTTCTTTGTTATTATCTGCTGATATTTCGTGATAGAATAAACTAATGACTTAAACAAGAAGCTTGCATTAATTAGTAAACAATTGTTcggcaattttatttttatttttttgaaaacaattggGCCATGCTCCTGTACATGTTTATCTTCCTCTTAAGATAGAGTACAAAGGGAATGGATCAATATGATCCATGATGATATGGGAGAGTGGGAGAGAGAAATTTACTCAACATACCCTATACTATAAAAGGtaaagatttaaataaaaaaaaaaagaaaaaagagaggggggAGGTATGTAACTTGTAAGAAAATGTGAAAGGATAGAACAAGGTTTGGAGGTTTTTACGAAAGAATTTTGcatccaaaagaaaagaaaagcaaaaactcTTTCAAACTCTCAAAGagattaaacaatgaaattaagGTATATTTAAGGTGTGAATTATGAGTATAGTTCATGctgtaataaaatataattatgtttaaattaataatataagttTCACGGAATGTGTGTTTTGCATGGAATGGGTTTTGACCAATAGTGTTTCAACgctttaaattgaattttgataaccatcttatttacaaaaaaaataaaaaaaattaattttaacataagATAGTAGGAATTAGTATGTGTTTATTCATAAATCATGCAAGGGTCAAATATTACAAACTTCACGTGTGTGTATAgttattattaacataaatgAGAATTTAATTAACCTCAAAATGCattagaaaagaagaaaatacatGTCATCAAAAcctagataaaaacaaaaaattatcgaAAAACTTACCAAACTTAATTTTGGTTACTAGTTAggtaactaattaattaaaaaatatttgaaaatatgataataattatttttaatttaaaatattttttacttgaaaatatattaaaatgataaatttttttatttttaaaaaattatttttaaaatcagtacattaaaatatttaaaattataaaaaaaattaatttaaaaaaaattaaattttaatcaatccCTGTTTGAAACCAAATAGCACCAAACTGAAACATATTCAATGAACACGGACGGTTCCAGAGGAGTCCATGAAAATTCACAGTCAAAGGTTTCACACCAAGCCATGACAGAATTAATGTTACAGCACTAAATGTTAATCAAAGAGactaaattcattaaaatgTGTTATAATATGGTTGTATATATATAGCCGGAATTGATACAGGGTGAAAAGACGTCGCGTCATTCATGGAGACCCTCGTATGTATGGAAAATCAAAGCAGCCCCACCATTTCTATCTCTGAAATCACGAAACTTTCAGAATAGCATCTCATCATACTGCtatatattttgcttttttacCTTTGCTTTCTAGTATGTATCATAAAAGCCTGCTCGATCCAATTAAACAACGACAAGCTAGCATCTCTAATTACATGGTAGAGAGATCCATATCTGTATAGAAGTgcagtcttcttctttttttttttttggaggtaGTACTAGCTACTATCGCTGCAAGTACATTAATGGAGAACAACCCTAGTTCATCAAGAACTGACAGAAAAACCAtagaaagaaatagaagaaaTCAAATGAAGGCCCTCTACTCCCAGCTCAATTCTCTTGTACCCCATCAAAGCTCAAGGGTTTCCATCCCTCCCTCAATATTGTTCACACGTTATTGCTGTACATTGCCTAACATGAAAGCCCTTTTGTGATTATCTTTCTCTGATCTTTGCttctgttttgtgtttttttctattctttctttttatggtgGTCGCAGGAACCAGTACTGTCACTGCCTGATCAACTAGACGAGGCTGCAAGTTACATAAAAAGGCTGCAGACTAACTTGGAGAGgatgaaggaaaagaaagacaaTTTAATGGGAACGGAAAGGACAAATTATGCAAGCATGAGTAGTTGTAATGGAACAACTACTGGGCTAAGATCACCACAAATTGAGGTTCGCGAAACGGGTTCCACTTTAGAGGTTGTTTTGATAACTGGCCTGGATGGTCAGTTCATGTTCAATGAGACCATTCGTGTGCTTCATGAAGAAGGAGCTGAGATTATTAATGCCAGTTTCTCTGCTGTGGAAGATACTGTATTCCATACAATACATTCTAAGGTGGTAGTAGCATCTAGGTGAtagtttctaattaattttactgGAAATTTATGTTAATTCTGTGATTATTGAAGaatattattgtgattttatattatctttaacTTTAGGAGTTTTTCTTGAACCTTATTATACCTTTTATATAAATTGTTCAGGTTGGAGATTCTGCCCCCAGTAATGGAGCTGCAAGGATATCTCAGAGGCTAAACCAGTTTGTCCAAGATGATAATGCGTTTTAAAGTGTAGCGTGAGATTTGCTGGCTTAAGTTGAAGAACACAAGGAGACCTCATTACTTGTACAACAGAAGTAATATTACCAATTAtgtttatatgtgtgtgtgtgtgagtgagagagagagagagaaagagagagagagagagagagagagagagagagagtgttttCCTAGCCAGAAGACTTGCTTATGCAATGTCCAAATGCATCCTAGCAATATATTTAAGATTTATAGTTCTTGTTCCTAGCTATCAATCTGGGCTTTTCATGTTAATTCATGTTGGATAGAACTAATTGATATATAGATTAGATATATCTACACTGTATATTAATCTAGTACACCATTGAAACTCAAGCAGATCGACtgctagaaaaaaattgatcaatctTGAGTCATGGTGCAGATACAAAATCCCACGAGCAATCCCTGGGATAATATCAAAGCGTCTATTCCAATCCAATACTGATCTTCTTCTTGTATCTAGGCAGATTTTGGAGCATCTTTGTGACGTTGTGTCATTCATAGAGTGGTATATTTTCAACTCAATGGTGAAAAAGCAGGATAAAGCCTTGCaggaggctacaagttctacaaaaaataaacaagtccaAGCTTTTGTTAGGAAAGTATTCATAAACCAACTCTTGTTCTTCTCCCTCAACACAAAATCCAAGAAGTTTCACAAGATTCCTGTGTTGAAGCCTTGTATTCCTTGTCCTGAACTATTCGATAATCTTTTGACAGAAATATCTTGTCCATCAAAGAAGCTGGCCCTGAAATCATCACATAATATTAATCCATAGTAATGCTTAAAAGAATGCAACTGCTAGCAGCTAAAGATTTAATATACTTTGGGATGTTCATAATATATCCACGAGTGTTAGACCCTATAAACTGAGCCAAGACCACCTTAGATGGGCTGAGATTTTTAGTTGCAGCAGATATAATGGCTAAATCAAAAAATGGGTAATTCTGCAGATTGCCGGCCTTTCTTCGTGCTCATTTGCCTTCAAAGCAGCAAATGGCCTTTCTGTACAGTACTTGGAAGCCATTTATATGTTAGTGTTGCTCAAAGACTTGGTACTAACAATGAAAACTTGCAAGAAGTTATACGCCAGTCATTCTATTGCAGCCGCAGGCATACAAAATATTCAAACAATGAGAGCTTAATTTCCAAACCCTTAGTTTTTATCTTCTTCCTTCTCCATAAGTAAGCAAACATGagaatgagaatggttgttccaTAAGATCTGATGTCAACTTTGTGTTAATAAGAAACCCGACTTATATTCTGAAAAGTAACCTCGCAAAACCTCACGAGTACGATGAGAATTCTGTCATTATATTTCAAGTCAATATTatggaataaattaattattgaaaccCTTCGAGGAAGGGAACAAATTAGAGGAATCTCagtgttttaataaataaagggGTGGCAGGTAGCTTGGATTCTTTTCGTCGCAAATATAATATTCTCggtcttcaaataaaaaaagtgggGCAGCTAGCTTGGATTCTTTCCTTcgcaaatataatattttctgaGGCGTTTGTTGAATAGAAACAGcatttgcaataattatttAGGGCGTGAAAAACATGTCTCTCCTAGAAAGACACTTAGCGTAAGACCACTTGATTCAATGTTTTACGTCATCAGGGTGACGATTGAGGTCTctatattataacatcatctATAGCATATAAATGGTCGGTCGCTTTAACTTCAAAATTCTCAATAAGACGCTCTGAACTTTCTATGTTCACATGGAAAACCATGTCTCTGCAGACTGGCTTACTAATTAAGAACAGctttaagtttaattttgttttggacTCAGAACTGCTGTTTTGTCATCTACATGGAGATCTTGAGCCTCATTGCTTGGTATatctgtgaaaaaaaaaactgtacaTATTGGATAAAATATTACGAGTGTTGAAATCTTAACCTCGAAACTAATTGAGATGTTTGTGGGCTTCGGTAGAGAAAAAACTTCCAATCCCACCTATTAATGGTCGGGTTCTTGAACTCGAGCCTGTTTTTTACTgtgtttttaattgtgtttaaatgtattttaaaaatatatttattttgaaaaaaaaaattatttttttttaaatatattaataatttcatcGGGAAGGACGATTCAAACAATGACCCTATAGCCCTCTCCAATTTAGAATTAGCATTATCCGACCTTAATCTGCCCTCTTCTTCACGCTCTTCCTTTAGGAATCTAAGTTTCCTTTCATTCCTTTGAACGTGGATTTGATTTTGTCTAATCTGATCGCTGCCAATCTTGAGAGGTTTATTAGGAAACCATATGTTCCATCTCCTTCACCTTCCAAGCTCTCTTCCTCGAAATTCGAGACTAGTGCAAACTTCAGTTCTTCCTTTACAGAGTCTCCTGGGCTTTCCTATGAACAACATGTTAAAAACTGAGTCCGTCCTTGATTGCTTAATGATACCTTTGAATGCTTTTTGAAGTAAAagcaattcaattcaaaaattttaattattaattaaaattttaaaatataatttatattatttttttatattaagttgtttGAGTATAAATTCATACtaagttatattttaattttatctaataaaaaaataatgagattcaaactcaGGATCACTTgttattaaaattctaatatcatataaaaaaactaatttaatcaaaatatttaaaatataatttatattattttttaataatcttctACCTTCATCAAACTATCATCGTGCCTTTTCAATTCATATGCATGGTTTCCAATCCGGTCTTTCTGACATAGTTGTGCAAGTTCTAAGAGCTTTATTTTCATGTCCCATCAAATATCACTCAATCGCCTCTAACTCTAAATATTATCTGCCAAATGATTCCTAGAGTGGTGTGATTACTCCATGCAAAGAAGCCCTTGAAGGAGTTCTTTGATTCCCTTAACATCTATTATCGATCGATTTCTTGAAAACCTACCATTTCACCATCGCTCAACTCTCTCCGAACTTTCCACGCTCATTTCTTAATTTGGGTTGCCTTCTTTTGACACCATATTGATCGGCCATATTCCCTTTAGATTATTTACCATTTTTACTTCCAAGCTCGGTCAATTTTACATTCATCACCTGGAAGGTCGATGGCCCATTAATGGCCTTTCCCAATTGTCTCACAAAGACTAAAATACTATGATCAGTTTGATTTAAATCAAGCCAGAATAAATTTTGATGATAGTATAGCCCTATGGTTATTGTGTAAGCTTGAGTCTTAGTTGATAATGCATGTCAAATTCACTCGACTCAATGGACCACCTGACTAATTTCTTCACAGAAATTGTTTTTACACACAGGACTTGTTTAAGTCAAGCAGAATACACTAGTTTTTGTTATCCTTCCTCTTCCCTGATTAAGACTACACGCTTATAGCTTGACTTCCGATTTTTAACCGAaccaaacaaaacctaaaatacaaaaattattatataaaattatgttcTCTTCTTTTCCTCTATTTAATTTGGTCAACGAGCCCAAACTTATTATAAAGAAAACTGAAAAGAGCAAGCAAaactgattatatatatatatatatatatatatatatatatatatatatatatatatatatatatatatatatatatatatatataaacgtgCCCTCAGTTTTTACTATGAattataatcttttaatttggacattgaacatttttttctttaattgtatCCTTTTGCGAGTTGTTTAGGGTGTTTTGTGTGTTGTTAGTATCTTATCTCCATGTTTTCCAGAGATTTAAagcttttattatattttaaaacttgattggaGTTCAACTTAATGAGATATAGTTTGAAtttgtagtaaaaaaaaatacaattaaaagataaatgagcaattaaaaagtaaaaaaaacagcatGGCCAATTTTGAATTAGCTCAAAAACACACTTTATGGTCCACTTATTTTCCTTGTGCTTCTTTTATAgacctttaattttaaaattctagtTTTGactcaaaacttaattttattcattttcaatcTTCGAGTTTGAGAGATAAGAGAGAATGTTGTCGAAAAATggctaaaaaaggagaaagttATTAGTGGTGTCAACGACTTCTATTTGACGAGATGAGTTTTATTAAGGTATTCTTGAGCCTTCAAGAGCATTTGGAAACACGGGCCAACCCGCATTtctaaaaagtttaaattttttttatatattttggatcgttttgacgcgctgatctcaaaaataatttttaaaaaataaaaaaacatatcattttgatgcatttcggaatgaaaagcactttaaaaaacaaccataaccaCAATCACACTCCCAAATAGATCTTTGTAGCCGTTTGTTTCCGTGGTTGCTTCTGCGTTTAAAGCCAACCACGGAAAACAAATGTCTTGGTAATGGATGAAAAGTGGATTCACATGCATGGCCCCCAACAATTCCTGCGTTAAAAACACTAGCTCACTGAAAGCAGCATTGTGCTGCTTTCAGTATGGAGAGCTCTACTATTCACTTAAGTGCATAATAGAGCTCTGGAGAGCTCCATTGTGCACTTAAAAATAAACAGTTGAGACATGCTCCACTGTGGAGCATGTCTTACAATGAAGAGAAGATTacaataaattaagtttaaatctTTATGAAAATGTAACTTAGTTCAAGAATGTGAAAGAGAGAAtagattcaaataaaatcttataaGTTGTTATAAGATTTTTTAGTAGAAAACAAGTTGAACAttgaatttaaaacaatttaacttttgggtgtaaaataaattaagtacaACTATTTTAAAGTACTATTTTACcacttaattaaaaatgaacaaaaaagttTGAGTGTGATCAAAATACAAGAAATCATTTGATcaagtttataatatttatttaaaaagaatttgagCAATAATACCCctttattgataaaatattttctcaagaaatttttttcactatgtataatttgacaataaaattgtttttggatgaaaaattacttttgtgaagccaaattaaattatataaagactTAATTACATAATAAATAACTTGGAAATCTTTATGTCAAATTTGCATCCAAATAgttaatttttcttgatttgataTAATAGAAAAATCCCCACAATATCAAATCTTGACATGCATATTAAATTATTCTTATCTTCGAAATTATTAAACCATAGGTGTTAAACTTTTGAGTTAACAAATATCTTGAACCctttaagtaataaaaaaagagaaggttaGACATGCGGGCCTGGCATACAAGCACACACCGTAGGTCATCTTTCTATTGAGTCAAGTGCGTGAGCCCCATCTATTTGGCTAGGTGCTTGATCCTTttctatgttttgtttttaaattattttttgagttttgattgaaatgtactataaaaaatatttcacatgatatttcaattattattcaagtttttcataatttttgaataatattataggtttttatatgaatgttaagaatttccttttcaattattatgcaCCAAAATATgcaataactaaataaataattcctcatgaatattcaataaaaataaaatttttgttttaaaaattttttaatagatttttttacatgattttatcgcatttcttaatatattttatttccttcaatCATGTAGAAAATATagacatattattttaatattttttaaaacttattattaagatcatgatagttttttttaaataatatttacaattaaaaaatatgctttCATTGAAACTACCAGGAGATGCATTAATAAAGAAATGAAGTCTAGATTGAAGACAATTGTTTTCTACTTATTTCAAATGGTTGAAATttctaacaaaattttattttaattatagttctcttttattaaatatatgctCTTGGTGAAAAAAGTAccgttgttttttaaaatatttggaatcttttatgatgatattatggaccactttatgaataattatgtattggtccaataagaaaaaaaacatttaaaaaagttttttttattaatattaaatgataataaaatatttattttcttgatgttttaatagtttattttatatatatatatatattaaatttattgttcatatttgttttcatataGTTGATGAGACATgatttattcatgatttttttttattttgtaattgaagcttgattttatcataataagcttttgcttaaaaaaaaactcttcattaaaaaaaatattttcattgaaaatataaaacaaagtgTGTGAATAAAGAAAacttagatttttattaaaatatatgttttttttctttttatttcaaattattatagtttttctgatttgtttttattgttgttgcttttttattcaattagttatgttactaataataataattgttgttaaaacaaaaaacaaatacatggattagaaaagataatttccacaaaaaaatacatcttttctatatgattttattcattatctttcttataaatgtttatttttataataatctaattgaataaaaaaaaatttaaatacgtTCAGAATATTGAACTAGGTTATAGGTTAAGCAAGTTTATCCGATTTGACAAAAAAAGATagatgatttattaaaaaaaaaaatttgtgccaataaatttattttctcaagaattcattaaaaatgatttttcccttcaaagttcaaacataGGATAAATCATGTTCAGttcattaaaaatgattttttcttttcaacagaGGACAAATTatgttggttttgattttttagatttaattaattttattttttatattttagtgatTTTAGGTGTTTGGGGTTGTGGGGTggtttatataagtttttatattaattttttagataaaaatattttaaaaatagattattacggtaaaaaaatcaccctTCCTTGACTTTCCAACAATTACATGACCAAATTTGGAGCAATAGCCCAATAGGAGATAAATAGTCTACCATTATAGGTATCCGGTCACCTACCTTCTTGCAATCTGTCttctaatttaataaaacaacaaaaaaaacaaaaaaagagaattactataattatttattaataattataataccaCATCAATTGTGAAAAATAATACCTTTTGCTTCTCTAAGGCaacaaagaaatttatttattaagagtataattaactaattatatagtaattatcaaaattaggaagagattatatattgttttacaatatattaaatgaaTCATCTTAATGGTTcataatatcttatttattattaagtgaatgatatttatctttattttaaaggGAATATCATactttttatattgtaattatatcctaaatactaataaaaattaaaattataggaTGATTAGTAAGTTTATTtggtgataaaataaataaattattgtgatataataaataaaagtttttttatagttcGTAACTTAAAAGCActataatcataattataatatcttGAAATAACCCTAGAATTGGCTTTTTACTAATGCCTTGTTTGTTTTCAGAAAAATCAATTCCTGGaattcatttttctcattttctcatGTTTGTAACAATATGAAAAACTAGTCAAAGAAAACTTAATTCCGGTAAAAAAAAACGTAACTTTATCagaggaaagtgttttcctttgtTTCATTACACATATTTTCTCAAATcattgtctctctctcttttcgtAAACAATTGGGAAGCAGGAACAATTGTATCATTTTTCTGGAACAATTAAAGCTCttattttaggtatttttttcctttattattttctttatgtttttattttcttctcctttatgtttttatcttcttcgTTTAGATCTGTAAGAATTATGTCATAAATCCTTGATCTTCTTGATAAATCTATTACCTGTCATATTTTTCCCATAACATAACatagttttcttcttcatctttcctCGTCACATTCGGTTAGttcaaaacaaaccaaattcATCAAGCAAGCCATAAAAAGCACATTTTTTCCATTCTTCATCACTCACATTCGGCATAACCAAACAAACCAAATCAAAGCAAAATCCCTACCCTGAATATTACTGTGaattaatcaaagcaaaatcCCCAAACTTCCCCAGCAAAAAGCAGTCTCTACCCTGTTTCATCGTCCCCGGATCCAGCCACCATATCTA from the Populus nigra chromosome 9, ddPopNigr1.1, whole genome shotgun sequence genome contains:
- the LOC133703358 gene encoding transcription factor bHLH162-like isoform X2, producing MENNPSSSRTDRKTIERNRRNQMKALYSQLNSLVPHQSSREPVLSLPDQLDEAASYIKRLQTNLERMKEKKDNLMGTERTNYASMSSCNGTTTGLRSPQIEVRETGSTLEVVLITGLDGQFMFNETIRVLHEEGAEIINASFSAVEDTVFHTIHSKVVVASRLEILPPVMELQGYLRG
- the LOC133703358 gene encoding transcription factor bHLH162-like isoform X1; translation: MENNPSSSRTDRKTIERNRRNQMKALYSQLNSLVPHQSSREPVLSLPDQLDEAASYIKRLQTNLERMKEKKDNLMGTERTNYASMSSCNGTTTGLRSPQIEVRETGSTLEVVLITGLDGQFMFNETIRVLHEEGAEIINASFSAVEDTVFHTIHSKVGDSAPSNGAARISQRLNQFVQDDNAF